In Fusarium fujikuroi IMI 58289 draft genome, chromosome FFUJ_chr02, the genomic stretch CGTGTACTTGACACTAAACCTCTCCGGAAACTCCTTCGCAAAACCATCGAgctccttcttcaacagcacaTCCTCATCCGTGTTTGCGCCAAACACAAGAGTCATGCGAGTTTTGTCGTCGGGATTGCGGAGGATTCCTTGGGCGAGTTGGTAGATCGGTGTTATTCCACAGCCGCCGGCGATGAGGGTTATGTGTGAGAATGTGTTGGGCTTCCATTTGTAGTCGGGGAGggtggtgaggatgaagagcttgtCGCCTGGTTTGAGGGAGTGGAGATAGCCGCTTCCTTTGCCGTTGGGATATTTCTTGACCATGAGTTCTACATAGCCGGGTTCATCTACAAAAGTCAGTACCTAGTCCATGCCTACAGACATGTGACTTACCAGAGGGTGAGATGGGAGAGTAAGGTCTCGGCGTAGGAAGCCAAGATCCCTCAGGCCATGTAAACGTCAACAGAGCAGCTATACTCAGTCAGCAGTGATCCATCTATCTTATGCAGGAAACTCACAAGTAAGTGGGAGTCCAGAAATAGCAGTCTCTTGAGGCAGCTTGAACCTCAACCTCTTGGTATCATGCGTCTCATCCTCCGAACTATGCAACGGCAACTTAACCGCCGCAAAGCCCCCCTTGAAAATCTTCTGCGCTTCACGAGATTCCGCCGAAGCCGTTCCAAACATCATTTTCGAACAGACTGCAACGCCAATTGCTCCAACCGTGAGTCTTGCGATGAGCGGTGCAGGGCGGGTTCGAAGGGGTAAGCGAAGTGCCATTTTGCTCTCAAATGGATTGAACAAAAAAATCGATTGCTTAGCAAATGATTTAAAGAATTGACTGGAttgtattataattaatttgaATGTGTTTGTGTGACGTGTTTTGCCCTTTTATACTCATTTTCTTCGTCGCGGTCTTACGGTCTTCTATACGGACATTCGTACATGTCCGGCGCGCGGTGGCGTGAGACGGTCCCGAACTCTATGAAACGGCGCCGAAGACATGGGCCGGGTCCGGAATCTCTCAACGGTCTTTTACCGTGAACACGCGTTTCAGGAATTATCCGTTGCAGAATTGCATGGGACCGTAGTCCTTCACGTCGATCATCTCGCGACTCCGACCTCCGACTCCCGTTCTTGTACAAAACATTCT encodes the following:
- a CDS encoding related to cytochrome-b5 reductase, mitochondrial; translated protein: MALRLPLRTRPAPLIARLTVGAIGVAVCSKMMFGTASAESREAQKIFKGGFAAVKLPLHSSEDETHDTKRLRFKLPQETAISGLPLTSALLTFTWPEGSWLPTPRPYSPISPSDEPGYVELMVKKYPNGKGSGYLHSLKPGDKLFILTTLPDYKWKPNTFSHITLIAGGCGITPIYQLAQGILRNPDDKTRMTLVFGANTDEDVLLKKELDGFAKEFPERFSVKYTVSRPKEGSVMRKGRVDRELLEEVVPKGTEKVFVCGPPAMEEALVGKRGGGVLGELGIEKGKIHKF